The genomic DNA ATGCATTTCATCATGCAGCAGAAAGAGATCTCGATAAAGAAAACTTGGCTGTCGTGTATGAAGTACAGGCGATTATCCGACAAGGAGAATGGGAACGGGCCGAACGAGTTATCCAGCAGACTTTAGAGGAAGACTTCAATCTAGACGTTGCGTTTCGTGCAGGTGCAATGATGTTTGACGAAGCCGAAACGAAAGAGCAACATGAAGCAGCGGTTTGTAGGATGGAAGTAGCTTTACGACAAATACAAGAAGATATCCTTCAGTATGTTCGACTTTACGTAGATGCAATTGAGTACACGCCTGCAATGAAACAAGGCGCAGATCTACTTGCGGAATTGCGTGCAACAACGGATGACGTAGATATTTATTGCTACGAGGCGTATTTACGCGAGCTGTTGGGACAATTTGATCATGCTGAGGCATTGTTAAAAGAAGCGCTGGAATTAGATGTAGCCAGTACATTCCCACATTATCGATTAGGGCTGTTGTACAAGGAGATGGGGCAGACGGATCTTGCGATTGCTCATTTCCAAACTTGCCTTGAGCTTGAAGAGGACTTCCATTCTGCGCGTGAAGAACTCGTTCAATTGTATGGAGTCGGTGCTCAGGTTGGGCGTGCCAAAATATATGCGCTAGAGCTGTTAGCGAATTATCCAGAGGCGTGTAATGTTAGACAACTGGCTACTTGGCTGAATAATGATGAAAGGCGAGAGGTGCGCAATCGACTTATTGAATTAGAAGGAACTGTCGGTGAGGAGTGGCGTAAACTTGCGTTAAGTGCGGTTATTCCGATGAGCGAAGCGATTGACTTACTACAAAATGAAGAATCGCCTAAGCTCCAATTTCAGTTGGCAAAAATGTATATGGAAGATGAAAAATATAAACTAGCTTTTGAACGGTTAAGAATGCTTATTAGTGAGTATCCAGAAGATGAGTCATTATATCCTTATTGGGCAGAGGCCATTTATAAAGCTAAAAAACATGGGGCTATTACAGATATAATAGATGAAATGGAACTAGCTGTTGCTGAAAAAGCAACGATATGCCGTCATCTTGCAGCCGCCTTCTTTCCTTATGCGAAAGAACATCTGGAGTCGGCAAATGGAAGGAAGACTTGGCGCAATAAGATACGTGGATTTATGAAGAACCTGAATATACTTGTGATGATTGAGGAATTATTTGAAGCTACTTATGAATACGAGCCAGATAATCCGGATAATTATTGGGACTATGGTAGTTTTCTGATTGAGATTGGTGAGTATCATGATGCTTTTAAGGAATTGCGTAAATTTCTTCGGAAGCATGATGATGACAATATTCAGTTCAAAATCGGTGTTGCGGCACTTTATCACGGCTTTACAGCAGAAAAGCCTCCATATATTCAGCAAGCGAAGGAGAAATTTGAAATCGTCATTAGGCGAGTACCTGCCTATTATCATGGCTGGGATCGATTAGCGGAAGCTCATTTTTATCTCGGTGAATATGACCAAGCGTTGGCAACTTATCAACATGCAGTAGAGCTTGATGCAGCTATGCCGGATGGCTATGCCGGTATTATCATGTGTTTGGATTACTTAAATCGTACAGAAGAGGCTGTAGCCTTCGCAAATGATTTGGAAGCATCACTTAGAAAGGCGACGATTGAATGCATCGATCAAGCGATGTTTGAAACAAACGGAATGGTTCAGAGACTTCTCGAAAAACAATGATGAAAAAATTGTTGACGTAGTCTTTTATCCGTGGTAAAGTAATTAAGGTTAGTAATGACTGAATACAGTTTGTGGTATAAGAAGAGGCTACCCGCTTCTCACCTGTTTGACGCCTAATCGTTGTTGACAGGTCAGCACATAAGTGAACGTGCCGTGCATTTCGGTGCACGTACACATACGCGGGTAGACAAAACAAATTTGTCTGCCTTTTTTGATTGGATGAACCTGTGGGGCCGCCCAGATTGGACGGTATACCCAAACCATGTATTCACGAGACAATATTCGGAGGTGGATTACTATTAGCAAAGACATGTACGTAAATGAGGGCATCCGCGCCCGCGAGCTACGCATCATCGATCATAACGGTGATCAGCTTGGAATCAAAACTCGTACGGAGGCACTTGAAATTGCCGCACGTGCGAATTTGGATCTCGTCCTTGTCGCTCCGCAAGCGAAACCCCCAGTAGCTCGTATCATGGACTATGGGAAATTCAAATTTGAGCAACAGAAAAAGGACCGTGAAGTACGTAAGAATCAAAAAATTATCTTGCTCAAAGAAGTTCGGTTAAGCCCAACGATCGATGAACATGATTTTCAGACGAAACTACGTAACGCGATCAAGTTCCTTGAAAAAGGCGACAAAGTAAAGTGCTCTATCCGTTTCCGCGGACGTGCAATCACGCACAAGGAAATTGGACAACGTGTTCTTGACCGCTTTGCTGAAGCGTGTAAAGACGTATCGACGGTGGAACAAAAACCGAAGATGGAAGGTCGAAGCATGTTCTTAGTGCTTTCGCCAACAGCAGAAAAACAGTAACATTGAAAAGATTTAGGAGGAACAGATCATGCCAAAAATGAAAACTCACCGCGGCTCCGCGAAACGTTTCAAAAAAACTGCATCCGGTAAATTGAAACGTGGCCGTGCTTACACAAGTCACCTTTTTGCGAACAAATCGACGAAAGCAAAACGCCACCTGCGTAAAGCTTCACTCGTTTCTTCAGGAGACTACAAACGCATTCGCGAAATGCTTACGTACATGAAATAATCCAAAACATAATCGAACAGAAAAGCAGGAGGTAATGCACTATGCCACGCGTAAAAGGTGGAACAGTGACGCGCAAGCGTCGTAATCGAGTATTGAAATTAGCAAAAGGCTACTACGGGTCAAAACATAGACTTTATAAAGTTGCAAACCAACAGGTCATGAAATCATTAAACTATGCATACCGTGACCGTCGTCAAAAGAAACGTGAATTCCGTAAACTTTGGATTACACGTATCAATGCGGCAGCACGTATCAACGGACTTTCATATAGCACGCTTATGCACGGCTTGAAAGTGGCTGGTATCGATGTTAACCGTAAAATGCTTGCAGATCTTGCAGTAACTGACGCACAAGCGTTCACACAACTTGCAGATGCAGCGAAAAAAGCAATCGCAAAATAAGATTGTCACTAAAAGCCGCCACGAGAATCGGAGTTCATCCGGTCTCGGGGCGGTTTTGCGTTTATAGGGGAAATAATGATAGGCAATCAGGTAGAAGAGGGGGAAGCCATATGCAATCGGTACTCATAAGTGGGGTTATGTTCATGTCCATATGGGCGTTTGCTGCAATGGGCTACGATAAGCGTCAAGCGAAAAAGAAGGGGCAAAGAATTCCGGAAAGAACTTTATGGTTGTTAGCTATTATAGGTGGTGGCATTGGTGCATACTTCGGTATGCAAGTATTTCGTCATAAAACACGCCACACAGCATTTCGCATTGGTTTTCTCCTATTGGCAATCATTCACGGAATCGGTATACTCTATCTTTTAGGCATACATATTCCGGGTATTTCAGAAGTCTAAAGTAAAGCCCCAGCTCCTAGACAATAAAAAGCCCGTCGAGTCAACGGGCTTTCATCAATTGTTCGATTGGATTTTTCCAACTAATGTCCGCTTTGGGATAGTTGGATAGAATTTCGGATGTCAAGAAGTGAAAATCATCCTTGGTAAAGCCTTGTAGCTTCGCTTCATCTTTCACCCAGATGAAAATGGAGACAACGTCGATGGAATCATCCGTTGTGCCTAAATACTTTTCACCTTCAAACATTGCACCCTTATACGTAATAAAGAAATTTTTGCGTACGTTTTTAATATCATCATAGAAGTAAAATTGCTGTTGTTCATAAGCATCATCTAATTTACGTTTCGGATCCGTCAAATAACGAATTCCACGATAGAACAAGTAAACGATAAAGGCAATGATGATAAAGCGAATGAGCAAGCCCATAACAGATCCCCTCCTAGTATATATGCATAGTACTCTCTTATACGGATGAGGAGATCGTTTGGTTTCAAGATTATGAAAGAAATTGGAGGTTTTTTTATGAAATTGACAAAATTATATATGATGCAGCGTGAGCTAGATGCATTTATTCAAAATAATCGTGAACAACAGACGGATGTTTTTCAAGAAAAAGGATTAGCGCTCCTCATTGAACTAGCGGAGTTGGCAAACGAGACAAGATGTTTTAAGTTTTGGAGTACGAAAGGGCCGTCTGACAATGCAGTCATTCTTGAAGAGTATGTAGACTCCATCCATTTCTTATTATCGTTAGGGATTGAGAAAGGGTTCGATACGTTAGCAACATGGCCTGAAGGTAAAGTAGAAGGCGACTTGACACAATTGTTCTTAAAAACGACCGTGTCTATTCATCAATTTCTAAGCGAACTAACAATAGCTGCATATGAACAAATTTGGATCCATTATGGCGCGATTGCTCAAAAATTAGGATTTACAAATGAAGAGATTATCGACGCATACA from Sporosarcina sp. FSL K6-1522 includes the following:
- the infC gene encoding translation initiation factor IF-3: MYSRDNIRRWITISKDMYVNEGIRARELRIIDHNGDQLGIKTRTEALEIAARANLDLVLVAPQAKPPVARIMDYGKFKFEQQKKDREVRKNQKIILLKEVRLSPTIDEHDFQTKLRNAIKFLEKGDKVKCSIRFRGRAITHKEIGQRVLDRFAEACKDVSTVEQKPKMEGRSMFLVLSPTAEKQ
- the rpmI gene encoding 50S ribosomal protein L35; its protein translation is MPKMKTHRGSAKRFKKTASGKLKRGRAYTSHLFANKSTKAKRHLRKASLVSSGDYKRIREMLTYMK
- the rplT gene encoding 50S ribosomal protein L20; this encodes MPRVKGGTVTRKRRNRVLKLAKGYYGSKHRLYKVANQQVMKSLNYAYRDRRQKKREFRKLWITRINAAARINGLSYSTLMHGLKVAGIDVNRKMLADLAVTDAQAFTQLADAAKKAIAK
- a CDS encoding DUF1294 domain-containing protein; its protein translation is MQSVLISGVMFMSIWAFAAMGYDKRQAKKKGQRIPERTLWLLAIIGGGIGAYFGMQVFRHKTRHTAFRIGFLLLAIIHGIGILYLLGIHIPGISEV
- a CDS encoding sigma-w pathway protein ysdB, which encodes MGLLIRFIIIAFIVYLFYRGIRYLTDPKRKLDDAYEQQQFYFYDDIKNVRKNFFITYKGAMFEGEKYLGTTDDSIDVVSIFIWVKDEAKLQGFTKDDFHFLTSEILSNYPKADISWKNPIEQLMKAR
- a CDS encoding dUTP diphosphatase, giving the protein MKLTKLYMMQRELDAFIQNNREQQTDVFQEKGLALLIELAELANETRCFKFWSTKGPSDNAVILEEYVDSIHFLLSLGIEKGFDTLATWPEGKVEGDLTQLFLKTTVSIHQFLSELTIAAYEQIWIHYGAIAQKLGFTNEEIIDAYIAKNEENYTRQKTGY